Proteins co-encoded in one Setaria viridis chromosome 9, Setaria_viridis_v4.0, whole genome shotgun sequence genomic window:
- the LOC117836983 gene encoding homeobox-leucine zipper protein ROC3, which produces MFGDCQVLSSMAAMAGASSSADALFIPNPGALAGFMSSSAAAMPFHHFSTTTASLILPKEEGGMMGALQAAKDEDMELEMDMELSGGSGSGHLDGLLSFADVDDDRPEQKPQHGGLVQYWNPHGTHESTYAPIKKRCILVQLMIHLRVRGILWSDDFLGKRITFATCAIFLLTVSKLRSNLSLI; this is translated from the exons atgTTTGGGGACTGCCAGGTCCTGTCCTCGATGGCGGCCATGGCCGGGGCCTCATCCTCGGCGGACGCGCTCTTCATCCCCAACCCTGGCGCGCTCGCCGGCTTCatgtcctcctccgccgccgccatgccgttCCACCacttctccaccaccaccgcctccctaATACTACCT AAGGAGGAGGGCGGCATGATGGGCGCGCTCCAGGCGGCTAAGGACGAGGACATGGAGCTGGAGATGGACATGGAGCTCAGCGGCGGCTCCGGCAGCGGCCACCTGGACGGCCTCCTCAGCTTCGCCGACGTGGACGACGACCGGCCCGAGCAGAAGCCGCAGCACGGGGGCCTCGTCCAGTACTGGAATCCACACGGGACTCATGAGAGCACCTATGCACCTATCAAAAAACGGTGCATATTGGTTCAGCTTATGATTCACCTTAGAGTACGCGGGATCCTTTGGAGCGATGATTTTCTGGGCAAACGAATTACATTTgccacatgcgccatcttcctactaactgtgtCCAAACTCCGGTCAAATCTTTCTCTAATTTGA